One genomic segment of Clostridium estertheticum subsp. estertheticum includes these proteins:
- the hydG gene encoding [FeFe] hydrogenase H-cluster radical SAM maturase HydG, with amino-acid sequence MYDSMSKNATEFIDDDEILSTVAYAKENKSNRELIDSLIKRASEGKGLTHREAAVLLECDLKDEEEKMFKLAKELKQKLYGNRIVIFAPLYLSNHCINGCVYCPYHSKNKTIHRKKLSQEEIVKEVVALQDMGHKRLALEAGEDPINNPIEYILEGIKTIYSIKHKNGDIRRVNVNIAATTVEEYKMLKEAGIGTYILFQETYNKKSYEELHPTGPKHNYAYHTEAMDRAMEGGIDDVGIGVLFGLNMYRYDFVGLLMHAEHLEAAKGVGPHTISVPRICPADDIDPNAFSNSISDEMFEKIVAVIRIAVPYTGMIVSTRESKSTRERVLELGISQVSGGSCTSVGGYSKKESEDDNSKQFEVTDTRKLDEIVNWLLELGYIPSFCTACYREGRTGDRFMKLVKSGQIGNCCQPNALMTLKEYLEDYASEDTKKKGEILIQNEIPNIKSEKVREIATEYLKELKDGKRDFRF; translated from the coding sequence ATGTATGATTCTATGTCAAAAAATGCAACAGAGTTTATTGATGATGATGAAATTTTATCTACCGTTGCATATGCTAAGGAAAATAAGAGTAATCGTGAATTAATTGATAGTCTAATAAAACGTGCAAGTGAAGGCAAGGGGTTAACACATAGGGAAGCTGCTGTTCTACTTGAATGTGATTTGAAAGATGAAGAAGAAAAAATGTTCAAACTTGCAAAGGAACTTAAGCAAAAACTTTATGGTAATCGTATTGTTATATTTGCGCCTTTATATCTTTCAAATCATTGTATAAACGGATGTGTATATTGTCCTTATCATTCTAAAAACAAAACAATACATCGTAAAAAACTTTCGCAAGAAGAAATAGTTAAAGAGGTTGTTGCGCTTCAGGATATGGGACACAAGAGATTGGCTTTGGAAGCAGGAGAAGATCCTATTAATAACCCAATTGAATATATTTTGGAGGGTATAAAGACAATCTATAGTATTAAACATAAAAATGGAGATATTAGACGTGTAAATGTCAATATTGCGGCTACTACTGTAGAGGAATATAAGATGCTCAAAGAAGCTGGAATTGGAACTTACATACTTTTCCAGGAAACTTATAATAAGAAAAGTTATGAAGAGCTTCACCCAACGGGACCAAAACATAACTATGCATATCATACTGAGGCAATGGACCGTGCGATGGAAGGCGGTATTGATGACGTTGGAATTGGCGTCTTGTTCGGCTTAAATATGTATCGTTATGACTTTGTAGGTTTACTTATGCATGCAGAGCATTTAGAAGCAGCTAAGGGTGTAGGCCCACATACTATAAGTGTTCCAAGAATTTGTCCTGCTGATGATATTGATCCGAATGCATTTTCAAATTCAATATCAGATGAGATGTTTGAAAAAATTGTAGCTGTTATTCGTATTGCTGTACCATATACAGGCATGATTGTTTCAACTCGTGAATCAAAATCAACTCGCGAGCGTGTGCTAGAACTCGGTATATCTCAGGTAAGTGGAGGATCATGTACAAGTGTCGGGGGATATTCAAAGAAAGAGTCAGAAGATGATAATTCAAAACAATTTGAAGTAACAGATACTAGAAAATTAGATGAAATAGTAAATTGGCTTTTAGAACTTGGTTATATTCCAAGCTTTTGTACCGCCTGTTATAGAGAGGGACGTACAGGAGATAGATTTATGAAACTTGTAAAATCAGGTCAGATTGGAAACTGCTGTCAGCCAAATGCACTAATGACACTTAAAGAATATTTGGAGGATTACGCATCCGAGGATACTAAGAAAAAGGGTGAGATCTTAATTCAAAATGAGATTCCAAATATAAAAAGTGAAAAAGTTCGAGAAATTGCAACGGAGTATTTGAAAGAACTTAAAGATGGAAAAAGAGATTTCCGTTTCTAA
- the metA gene encoding homoserine O-acetyltransferase MetA, with protein MPIKIPDNLPAYKTLNKENVFTITEDCAFHQDIRPLKIIILNLMPTKIDTETQLLRLLGNSPLQIDIVLLHPESHDSKNISPEHLIKFYNTFDEIKDSKFDGMIITGAPIENVPFEEVDYWDELKKIMDWSVRNVFSTLHICWGAQAGLYYHYGVQKHKLCKKLFGVFKHTATQKNVRLLTGFDDEFYVPHSRHSEIKKVDIDKVDELKIISESDESGIYIVSAKKGRQIFITGHSEYDPLTLKTEYDRDIANGLNIDVPKNYYPQDDPTKTPIVKWRGHSSLLFSNWLNYYVYQETPYNLVYLE; from the coding sequence ATGCCAATAAAAATACCAGACAATCTTCCAGCATATAAGACTCTAAATAAAGAAAATGTTTTTACTATTACAGAAGACTGCGCATTTCATCAAGATATTAGGCCATTAAAAATTATAATTTTAAACCTAATGCCTACAAAGATTGATACAGAAACGCAACTTCTAAGACTTCTTGGTAACTCACCACTTCAGATTGATATAGTGCTTCTTCACCCAGAAAGTCATGACAGCAAAAATATATCACCTGAACATTTAATTAAATTTTACAATACTTTTGATGAAATAAAAGATTCTAAATTTGATGGAATGATAATAACAGGAGCACCTATTGAAAATGTTCCTTTTGAAGAAGTAGATTACTGGGATGAGCTAAAAAAAATCATGGACTGGAGCGTGCGCAATGTATTCTCCACCCTACATATTTGTTGGGGTGCGCAAGCTGGGCTTTATTATCATTATGGAGTTCAAAAACATAAACTATGCAAAAAACTGTTTGGAGTATTTAAACATACGGCAACGCAGAAGAATGTTAGGCTATTGACTGGATTTGACGATGAGTTTTATGTTCCGCATTCAAGGCATTCTGAAATAAAGAAAGTTGATATTGATAAAGTCGATGAACTTAAAATTATATCAGAATCAGATGAATCAGGAATTTACATTGTATCAGCGAAAAAAGGACGGCAGATTTTTATAACAGGACATTCAGAATATGATCCATTAACGCTCAAAACAGAATATGATAGAGATATCGCAAATGGTTTAAATATTGATGTACCAAAAAATTATTATCCACAAGATGATCCAACTAAAACACCTATTGTAAAATGGAGAGGTCATTCAAGTTTACTCTTTTCAAATTGGTTAAACTATTACGTTTACCAAGAAACCCCATATAATCTGGTGTATTTAGAATAA
- a CDS encoding sugar O-acetyltransferase translates to MCEKQKMLNGEIYNAYDKDLVLLRNKARHLTKLYNNTEPEDVTDRINILKKLFGKIGDNFEIEPPFNCDYGSNIHIGETFYANFNFLVLDDGLVTIGDNVLIAPNVSIFTATHLLDPKLRPKNADYTKAVTIGNNVWIGGGCIINPGITIGDNSVIGSGSVVTKDIPANVVAVGNPCKILKKID, encoded by the coding sequence ATGTGTGAAAAACAAAAGATGCTAAATGGTGAAATCTATAATGCATATGATAAAGATTTAGTCCTTTTAAGAAATAAAGCAAGGCATCTTACAAAATTATATAATAATACTGAACCAGAAGATGTTACTGATAGAATAAATATTCTAAAAAAACTATTTGGGAAAATAGGTGATAATTTTGAAATAGAACCTCCTTTTAATTGTGATTACGGAAGTAATATTCACATTGGAGAAACCTTCTATGCCAATTTCAATTTTTTAGTTTTAGATGATGGACTTGTAACAATAGGAGACAATGTATTAATTGCTCCTAATGTAAGTATATTTACTGCAACTCACCTTCTTGATCCTAAGTTAAGGCCTAAAAATGCCGATTATACAAAAGCTGTAACTATAGGAAACAATGTATGGATTGGCGGTGGATGTATAATAAATCCAGGTATAACTATTGGTGATAATAGTGTAATAGGTTCTGGTAGCGTTGTTACAAAGGATATCCCAGCTAATGTTGTCGCTGTAGGAAACCCTTGTAAAATACTAAAAAAAATTGATTAG
- a CDS encoding TM1266 family iron-only hydrogenase system putative regulator, with the protein METRIALIGIIVENTDVAPKINSILHEYGEYIVGRMGLPYHKRDISVISVVIDAPNDVISALSGKLGMIPGVNTKTIYSKVTPQASK; encoded by the coding sequence ATGGAAACAAGAATTGCATTAATTGGAATTATAGTTGAAAACACAGATGTAGCTCCAAAGATTAACTCTATACTTCACGAATATGGTGAGTATATTGTAGGGAGAATGGGCTTGCCATATCATAAACGTGATATCTCAGTAATAAGTGTCGTTATTGACGCACCAAATGATGTTATCAGTGCTCTATCAGGTAAGCTAGGAATGATACCCGGTGTGAACACTAAAACAATTTATTCCAAAGTTACACCGCAAGCAAGTAAATAA
- a CDS encoding nitroreductase family protein yields MNLKEVYEGRRAINFFDTNKGVEAGLLKDIINLAVLAPSAFNLQPWEIIAVKSKEGKERLHKFAAQPKILEAPVTLIIVGNKTGYEASNPTWNDMLKLMGGDKEKLAGTQGMAAGLYGTSNENKLKFAESNAGLLAMSIMYAAKSLGVDSHAMSGMDFEGVRKEFELDENKTVVMLISLGHLDESNTLYPRAYRRGYDEIVKEV; encoded by the coding sequence ATGAATTTAAAAGAAGTTTATGAAGGTAGAAGAGCTATTAATTTTTTTGATACTAATAAAGGTGTGGAGGCTGGATTACTTAAAGATATAATTAACCTTGCGGTTCTAGCACCATCAGCATTTAATCTTCAACCTTGGGAGATTATAGCAGTAAAATCTAAAGAGGGTAAAGAAAGATTGCATAAATTTGCAGCTCAACCTAAGATATTAGAAGCTCCAGTTACTTTAATTATAGTAGGTAACAAAACAGGATATGAAGCATCAAACCCTACTTGGAATGATATGTTAAAGTTAATGGGTGGAGATAAAGAAAAATTAGCAGGTACACAAGGAATGGCAGCTGGTTTATACGGCACATCAAACGAAAATAAATTAAAGTTTGCTGAAAGTAACGCAGGATTGCTCGCAATGTCTATAATGTATGCAGCTAAGAGTCTTGGAGTTGATTCTCATGCAATGAGCGGAATGGACTTTGAAGGTGTACGAAAAGAATTTGAACTTGATGAGAATAAGACTGTAGTTATGCTAATTTCACTTGGTCACTTAGATGAGAGTAATACACTTTACCCAAGAGCATATAGAAGAGGGTACGATGAGATAGTTAAAGAAGTTTAA
- the yjeM gene encoding glutamate/gamma-aminobutyrate family transporter YjeM produces the protein MSEKSKNIKHLTLVPLVLMIFTSVYGFNNIPRSFYKMGYAAIPWYILSGITFFIPFAFMMAEFGAAFKDEKGGIYSWMAKSVGAKFAFMGTFMWYASYVIWMVNVASTVWVPISNAIFGTDTTKTWGLFGLTGPKFLGILGICWILFVTIISTKGLDKIKKVTSLGGTAVALLNIVLFIGAILVLVGNHGHLAQPITGISSFIDSPNPKFVGNILQSFAFVVFAIFAYGGIEVVGGLVDETENAEKNFPKGVVISAIIISIGYSLGIFLVGIFTNWSTVMTGDNVNLANAGYVVMNNLGYSLGNAYGATQVTSIAIGHGVARFVGLSMFLALSGAFFTLMFSPLKQLIEGTPPKLWPGKMAEMKNGMPQNAMWIQAIIVCVMIFLVSVVGGASMKKFIEILVSMTNVAMTLPYMFIAFAFAPFKKNKAIVKPFEIFKTNTSALIWTIVVMFTVGFANFFSIIQPALEGDLPTTLWSVGGPIFFAVVAIIIYWIYEWRYINK, from the coding sequence ATGTCAGAAAAATCAAAAAATATTAAGCATTTAACATTGGTACCATTGGTATTAATGATTTTTACTTCAGTTTACGGATTTAATAACATTCCAAGATCATTTTATAAAATGGGTTATGCTGCTATTCCTTGGTATATCTTATCAGGAATAACGTTTTTTATACCTTTTGCTTTCATGATGGCTGAGTTCGGTGCAGCTTTTAAGGATGAAAAAGGTGGAATTTATTCATGGATGGCAAAGTCCGTAGGAGCTAAATTTGCCTTTATGGGAACGTTTATGTGGTATGCATCTTATGTAATCTGGATGGTTAATGTTGCGTCAACAGTTTGGGTTCCAATATCAAATGCGATATTTGGTACAGATACAACAAAGACTTGGGGTTTATTTGGATTAACGGGTCCTAAATTTTTAGGAATACTCGGAATATGTTGGATATTATTTGTTACAATTATATCAACTAAGGGATTAGATAAAATAAAAAAAGTAACTTCACTTGGAGGTACTGCAGTAGCATTATTAAATATAGTTTTATTTATTGGAGCTATTCTAGTCCTTGTAGGAAATCATGGTCATTTAGCTCAGCCAATAACTGGAATTAGTTCATTCATAGATTCACCAAATCCTAAATTTGTTGGGAATATACTTCAATCATTTGCATTCGTAGTATTTGCTATATTTGCTTATGGTGGTATTGAAGTTGTTGGAGGACTAGTTGATGAAACAGAAAATGCTGAAAAAAACTTCCCTAAAGGTGTTGTTATTTCAGCAATTATTATCTCAATTGGCTACTCACTTGGAATATTCCTTGTTGGTATATTTACTAACTGGTCTACTGTTATGACTGGCGATAACGTTAACTTAGCTAATGCTGGTTATGTAGTAATGAACAACCTAGGATATTCTCTTGGTAATGCATACGGTGCAACCCAAGTTACTTCAATAGCAATTGGACATGGTGTAGCTAGATTCGTTGGACTTTCAATGTTCCTAGCTTTATCTGGTGCTTTCTTTACACTAATGTTCTCACCATTAAAACAATTAATTGAGGGTACGCCACCTAAATTATGGCCTGGGAAAATGGCAGAAATGAAAAACGGAATGCCTCAAAATGCAATGTGGATTCAAGCCATAATAGTTTGTGTTATGATTTTCCTTGTTTCTGTTGTTGGTGGAGCTTCTATGAAAAAGTTCATTGAAATATTAGTTTCAATGACTAACGTAGCTATGACTCTTCCATACATGTTTATAGCATTTGCTTTTGCACCATTTAAGAAAAACAAAGCTATTGTTAAACCTTTTGAAATATTTAAAACTAACACAAGTGCTTTAATATGGACAATAGTAGTTATGTTCACTGTTGGATTTGCAAATTTCTTTTCAATAATACAACCAGCACTCGAAGGAGACTTACCAACAACCCTTTGGAGTGTAGGTGGTCCAATATTTTTTGCTGTAGTTGCAATAATAATATATTGGATCTATGAATGGAGATATATAAACAAATAA
- the thiT gene encoding energy-coupled thiamine transporter ThiT, protein MSLNERITEITKSPIALFALLGVLILIYVILKVRKIKFTTQMITLVGVSIALATSLQFITIMKLPQGGSVTAGSMVPIVLIALFYGPEVGFLTGFLFGIINFILSPFAVHPVQVLFDYPLPFMAIGIAGYFRSFKITGILIGVICAMLARFACHFISGVVFFATSAPKGTSVYLYSLLYNGSYMGLEAIITCIIIAILPIKRLSKLVVNKPSLS, encoded by the coding sequence ATGTCTTTAAATGAAAGAATCACTGAAATTACCAAAAGCCCCATTGCTCTTTTTGCACTACTCGGAGTTTTAATATTAATTTATGTTATCTTAAAAGTTAGAAAGATTAAGTTTACTACGCAAATGATAACTTTAGTTGGTGTATCTATCGCATTAGCTACTTCATTACAATTTATTACTATTATGAAATTACCACAAGGTGGTAGCGTAACTGCTGGAAGTATGGTCCCAATAGTACTAATAGCATTGTTTTATGGCCCTGAAGTTGGTTTTCTAACAGGCTTTTTATTTGGAATAATAAATTTCATATTATCTCCTTTTGCAGTCCACCCAGTCCAAGTATTATTTGATTATCCTCTTCCTTTTATGGCAATTGGAATAGCAGGATACTTTAGATCCTTTAAAATTACAGGAATACTTATCGGAGTAATCTGTGCAATGCTAGCAAGATTTGCATGCCATTTTATATCCGGCGTGGTATTTTTCGCTACCTCTGCTCCAAAGGGAACTTCAGTTTATTTATATTCCCTTTTATATAACGGCTCATACATGGGTCTCGAAGCAATAATCACCTGTATAATTATTGCTATTTTACCTATAAAACGTTTATCAAAACTAGTTGTAAACAAACCTAGCTTAAGTTAA
- a CDS encoding NAD(P)/FAD-dependent oxidoreductase: MYDVTIIGAGVVGAAIARELSRYDLKICILEKEDDVATKASKANSGIVHGGYAAKYGTLKGQLCGKGNKMYKALDKELNFGYRKTGALVIGFNESDEKRITELYENGLKLGCDDLEIIKGEKLKEIEPYLNSEVKVALYAKSVGVTSPYEFTIALVENAITNGVELKLENEVMSIEKLEEKFMVHTNKEDIESRYIINAAGLHSDKISNMVGIDDFKIVPKRGQYILMGKDQGHLVNTVIFQVPTDKGKGILVTTTYHGNFMIGPNAEEVDNTEDVSTNENSLKDVITAARMSIPDFNIQKALTTFSGIRATSSTGDFIIEESRVKRFVNVAGIDSPGLTSSPAIAKMVVDIIKNLEGNLKLKNSFNPNRNGIVIKKDKNFDGKVDDENKEKNIICRCEQVTESEIIDAIHRNIPINSTDAIKRRTRAGMGTCQGNFCQRRVKAIIARELNISEDKVTVRGNSNSKSPVKAEINLIRKAKY; the protein is encoded by the coding sequence ATGTATGATGTAACTATTATAGGAGCAGGAGTAGTTGGAGCAGCTATTGCAAGAGAACTTTCAAGGTATGATTTAAAAATATGTATTTTAGAAAAAGAAGATGATGTTGCAACCAAGGCGTCGAAAGCAAATAGTGGGATAGTTCATGGTGGATATGCAGCAAAGTATGGTACATTAAAAGGACAATTGTGTGGAAAAGGGAATAAAATGTATAAGGCACTTGATAAAGAATTAAATTTTGGATATCGGAAAACAGGAGCTTTGGTAATTGGATTTAATGAGAGTGATGAGAAAAGGATTACTGAGCTATACGAGAACGGTCTAAAACTTGGATGCGATGATTTGGAGATTATAAAAGGTGAGAAGTTAAAAGAGATAGAGCCATACTTAAATAGTGAAGTAAAGGTAGCACTTTATGCTAAAAGTGTAGGGGTTACATCACCTTATGAATTTACAATTGCATTAGTTGAAAATGCAATAACTAATGGTGTTGAACTTAAGCTAGAGAATGAAGTAATGAGTATAGAAAAATTGGAAGAAAAATTTATGGTTCATACTAATAAGGAAGATATCGAATCAAGGTACATTATAAATGCTGCCGGACTTCATAGTGATAAAATATCTAATATGGTAGGAATCGATGATTTTAAAATAGTACCAAAGAGAGGTCAATATATTTTAATGGGAAAAGATCAAGGTCATCTTGTAAATACTGTTATTTTTCAAGTTCCTACAGATAAGGGGAAAGGAATACTTGTAACTACAACATATCATGGTAATTTTATGATTGGGCCTAATGCAGAGGAAGTTGATAATACAGAAGATGTATCAACTAATGAGAATAGTTTAAAGGATGTAATTACTGCTGCTAGAATGTCCATACCTGATTTTAATATTCAAAAGGCATTAACTACTTTTTCAGGTATAAGAGCCACTAGTAGTACAGGGGATTTTATCATTGAGGAAAGCAGAGTTAAAAGATTCGTAAATGTTGCTGGGATAGATTCACCAGGACTTACATCATCACCTGCAATTGCGAAGATGGTTGTAGATATAATTAAGAATTTAGAGGGAAATCTTAAACTGAAAAATAGTTTTAATCCAAATAGAAATGGAATAGTAATAAAGAAAGATAAGAATTTTGATGGAAAAGTTGATGATGAAAATAAAGAAAAGAATATAATATGCAGATGTGAGCAGGTTACAGAGTCAGAAATTATTGACGCTATTCACAGAAATATACCAATTAATTCTACAGACGCTATAAAAAGACGTACAAGAGCAGGAATGGGAACTTGCCAAGGTAATTTTTGTCAAAGAAGAGTTAAGGCTATAATAGCAAGAGAACTTAATATTTCAGAGGATAAAGTTACTGTAAGGGGAAATAGTAATTCTAAATCACCAGTTAAAGCGGAAATAAATTTAATTAGGAAAGCTAAATATTAA
- a CDS encoding pyridoxal-phosphate dependent enzyme produces MRKSGRTPLMRAKKLEKALGISEIYLKLEGANPSGHKYDRISEVLVKDAIANGFKKILVDGSECYIQSVQLFAKLNELEIKVPLFKQEKWKISRIDKSILFDMRDKKDTITRSNLREIAEKNNMYLMCEWNLNNIISHLVLEDMTRECLERMDFKADTITIQLGLGYTLSSVYSGLIKSWVHEELCKLPELICGSNPSWKDSMDEYVRKMQIGGIKSKEKDTAKTNLYMEDDYTGIVATVEKIIMDTRAQMIEIEEIDLKNAANMLRDVEGVMVSRKESYAMAAFIKKANQGKLSNGKHLIILNDARSEIEVCEIKSFNDKNKEELLEMTRDWLSTYNDSVGETVDAIEKAMKEGFLLIAKRNGEEQGICIVVNMGFERFIPTYHLAYIGVKPGNKGRGVASELIGRAIELTDGNLSLHVDLDNKRAKNLYRKMGFNHVYDRMIYNHPNE; encoded by the coding sequence ATGCGAAAAAGTGGAAGAACACCGTTAATGAGAGCAAAAAAATTAGAGAAGGCATTAGGTATTTCAGAGATATATTTAAAACTTGAAGGAGCTAATCCATCAGGACATAAATATGATCGTATTTCAGAAGTTCTAGTTAAAGATGCGATTGCTAATGGATTTAAAAAAATTTTAGTTGATGGGTCTGAGTGTTACATACAATCGGTCCAGTTATTTGCAAAGTTAAATGAACTTGAGATTAAGGTTCCTTTATTTAAACAAGAGAAATGGAAGATTTCCAGAATAGATAAATCTATTTTATTTGATATGCGTGATAAAAAAGATACTATTACGCGTTCTAATTTAAGAGAGATAGCAGAAAAAAACAACATGTATTTGATGTGTGAATGGAATTTGAATAATATTATTAGCCATCTTGTGCTAGAGGATATGACAAGAGAGTGCCTAGAACGTATGGATTTTAAAGCTGATACAATTACAATACAATTAGGCCTTGGATATACACTTTCAAGTGTATATAGTGGATTAATTAAGAGTTGGGTACATGAAGAATTATGTAAGTTACCTGAATTAATATGTGGTTCAAATCCGTCGTGGAAAGATTCAATGGACGAGTACGTTAGAAAGATGCAAATCGGTGGGATTAAAAGCAAGGAAAAAGATACTGCAAAAACTAATTTATACATGGAAGATGATTATACAGGTATAGTTGCAACAGTTGAGAAAATAATTATGGATACACGTGCCCAAATGATTGAGATTGAAGAAATTGATTTAAAAAATGCGGCTAACATGTTAAGAGACGTTGAAGGTGTTATGGTATCCAGGAAGGAATCATATGCAATGGCAGCATTTATCAAAAAGGCAAATCAAGGGAAACTAAGTAATGGAAAACATTTAATTATTTTAAATGATGCAAGAAGTGAAATCGAAGTGTGTGAGATTAAAAGTTTTAATGATAAAAACAAAGAAGAGCTGCTTGAGATGACACGTGATTGGTTGTCTACTTATAATGATTCAGTGGGAGAGACTGTGGATGCTATAGAAAAAGCTATGAAGGAAGGCTTTTTATTAATAGCGAAACGAAATGGTGAAGAACAGGGTATCTGTATTGTAGTAAATATGGGGTTTGAACGATTTATTCCAACTTACCACCTTGCATATATTGGTGTTAAGCCGGGTAATAAAGGGCGAGGTGTGGCGTCGGAACTTATAGGGCGTGCAATTGAGCTAACAGATGGTAATCTGTCCCTTCATGTAGATCTTGATAATAAAAGGGCTAAAAATCTTTATCGTAAAATGGGCTTTAACCATGTATACGACAGGATGATATATAATCATCCAAATGAGTAG
- a CDS encoding O-acetylhomoserine aminocarboxypropyltransferase/cysteine synthase family protein: protein MSERKLSFETLQVHAGQVPDPTTGSRAVPIYQTSSFVFKNADHAANLFQLKEPGNVYARIMNPTTDVFEKRVAALEGGVAGLATASGLAAIFYAILNVASCGDEIVTASTLYGGTYELFNVTLRKLGINVIFVDPDDPENFRKAITNKTKALYGETIGNPKINILDIEAVAKIAHENKIPLIIDSTFATPFLCRPIEFGADIVIHSATKFIGGHGTTIGGIIVDGGKFDWRASGKFPDFTTPDKSYNGLVYADLGAPAFALKARVQLLRNTGATLSPQSAFLFLQGLESLSLRVERHVSNARAVVEFLSKHPSVSWINYPELEGSKYKDLSKKYLPKGAGSIFTFGIKGGLEAGKKFINSVELFSLLANVADAKSLVIHPSSTTHAELNEQEQKAAGVTTDLIRLSIGVEGIDDIIYDLNQALEKAVK, encoded by the coding sequence ATGAGTGAGAGAAAATTAAGTTTCGAAACATTACAGGTACATGCAGGACAAGTCCCAGACCCTACTACTGGTTCAAGAGCAGTTCCAATTTATCAAACATCATCTTTTGTCTTTAAAAATGCAGATCATGCAGCAAATTTATTTCAATTAAAAGAGCCAGGTAATGTATATGCAAGAATAATGAATCCGACTACTGATGTTTTCGAAAAGAGGGTAGCTGCTCTTGAAGGTGGCGTTGCTGGACTTGCTACAGCTTCCGGACTAGCTGCAATATTCTATGCAATACTTAATGTAGCTAGCTGTGGCGATGAAATCGTAACTGCAAGTACACTCTATGGTGGTACTTATGAATTATTTAATGTTACACTTAGGAAACTTGGAATTAACGTAATATTTGTAGACCCAGATGATCCTGAAAACTTTAGAAAAGCAATAACAAACAAGACAAAAGCACTTTACGGTGAAACAATAGGGAATCCAAAAATAAATATTTTAGATATAGAAGCAGTAGCAAAAATCGCACACGAAAATAAAATACCACTTATTATTGACAGTACATTTGCAACTCCTTTCCTATGCCGTCCAATTGAATTTGGTGCTGATATAGTTATCCACTCCGCAACAAAGTTTATTGGTGGACATGGAACTACTATTGGTGGAATTATAGTTGATGGTGGTAAGTTTGATTGGAGGGCAAGCGGTAAGTTTCCTGATTTTACAACGCCTGATAAAAGCTACAATGGACTCGTATATGCAGACCTCGGTGCACCAGCATTTGCTTTAAAAGCTAGAGTTCAGCTTCTACGAAATACTGGCGCTACTCTTAGTCCCCAAAGTGCATTTTTATTTCTTCAGGGACTTGAATCATTGTCTTTAAGAGTTGAGAGGCACGTTTCAAACGCTAGAGCCGTAGTTGAATTCTTAAGTAAGCATCCAAGTGTTTCATGGATAAATTACCCAGAGCTCGAAGGAAGTAAATACAAAGATTTATCTAAAAAATATCTACCAAAAGGCGCAGGTTCAATATTTACTTTTGGAATAAAAGGCGGACTTGAGGCAGGAAAGAAATTTATTAACAGTGTAGAGTTATTCTCACTACTTGCAAATGTTGCTGATGCAAAATCACTTGTAATTCATCCTTCAAGCACAACTCACGCAGAGCTCAATGAGCAAGAACAAAAGGCTGCTGGAGTTACTACAGATTTGATAAGACTTTCAATTGGTGTAGAAGGTATTGATGACATTATATACGATTTAAATCAAGCCCTAGAAAAAGCAGTTAAATAG
- the ybaK gene encoding Cys-tRNA(Pro) deacylase: MIKTNVMRILDKMNIEYNVMTYEVKDDKVDGISVAKKIGRDEKYLYKTIVTHANSKEIYVIVIPVRQEIDFKKVARVTNEKSIEMLDLRDLQKCTGYIRGGCSPIGMKKKYKTFIDKGALEIDKIIVSAGKIGFQIELNPNLLKDIVDGEFADLIK, translated from the coding sequence ATGATAAAAACAAATGTTATGCGTATTTTAGATAAAATGAATATAGAATATAATGTTATGACCTATGAGGTTAAAGATGATAAAGTAGATGGGATATCTGTGGCAAAGAAGATAGGTAGAGATGAAAAATACCTATATAAAACCATAGTTACACATGCAAATTCTAAAGAAATTTATGTTATTGTGATTCCTGTCAGACAAGAAATAGATTTTAAAAAAGTAGCTAGAGTAACTAATGAAAAGAGCATAGAAATGTTAGACCTTAGAGATCTACAAAAGTGTACAGGATATATTAGAGGTGGGTGTTCACCCATAGGTATGAAGAAAAAGTATAAAACATTTATTGACAAAGGAGCACTTGAAATAGATAAGATAATTGTAAGTGCTGGGAAAATAGGATTTCAAATAGAGTTAAACCCGAACTTATTAAAAGATATCGTAGATGGTGAGTTTGCTGATTTAATAAAGTAA